The genomic segment AGAAATATTTTATGAATTCTATTTACAAATATATACTACTATTGTTTTTTGGTTTTGGATTGCAGCAAGTTCAAAGTCAGTCGTATCATTTTAAAACTTCTGGTTTTAGCGTTCTGGAAAAAAATGAAAAAGGTAAATGGGGGCAGTGGTCTAATCTTGATTTGGTAAACCTTTCGGTTGTTTTGGATACTGATAAGCATAGAATTGTAGTTTATTCTCAGGAAATACAACTTTTTAATATTCTGGATTATATTGAGCGTGAAGAAAACGATACGGACATCGTTTATTCTTTTATGTGCAAAGACAATGACGGACGCGAATGTAAGCTCTCAATTATTACCCGAAAAAAACAAGATAATCGTAAACAGCTGTATATTAACTATGATGACCATATTATAGTTTATAATATTTTTACGGTGTAAAACAAAACCCGGCTGTATTAAAGCAGCCGGGTTTTTGTTTTATAGAATTCTTAGGGTCTTAGAATCTTTAAAAAGAATCAATTTCCTTAATAAACTCATCATATTCCAGATAAAACATTTCAAGTGCATGCATATTTTCGTTGAAGAAATCAAAAATAGCATCCCAATTATTGCGATTGCTAAAACCAACTCCGAGTTTCTCGACCCAAATTCGGCTGATATTTTTACCGCTTTCTAAAGTGTAGTTTTTTTCGAAAACCAAATCTTTGATGAACTCTTCTTCAAGAATATTTTTTAAGGCTTCTAATTTTTCAAAATAGGCAAAACGTTTTTCGTCGCTTCGGTGTTCAATATCAATTAAAACCTGTGCTTTTTTATTGTCAACATAAAATTTAAAAGAGAAATCTTTGATTTTAGTGTCATAAAGAACCCATTTACGTGGATATTTTTCTGCAAAAGCTACCCAAAATTCCCTTTTTATTCTTTGTGATTCTTCTCTGCTGTACATTTTTATGGCTTTGTTTTAGAAAACTTGTAGAACCGCATTTTCTAGAGTATATTTATATTTTAATTTGAAAGTACAAAAATAAACTTTGAATATGGATTTTCAAGATTTTTTGCAATATGTTCCTAATTTAATTCCAGTAGAACTTCCGGCAGAGCTGTCACATGTAAAAATGGCTCCAAAAGAACGTATTCAGGCTTTGAAAAATTTAGATGTTGAATCAAAAAATCCCAGAATTGCAGCTGTAATGATGTTGTTTTATCCCAAAAAAGGAAAAACACATTTAACCTTGATTGTTCGAAATGCTTACAATGGAGTTCATTCTTCCCAAATAGCTTTTCCCGGAGGTAAATATGAAAGCACTGATTTAGATTATAAAGAAACCGCTTTACGAGAAACTAATGAAGAAATAGGAGTGCTTCCTGAAAAAATTGAGATTGTAAAACATTTTACACCAATGTATATTCCGCCAAGTAACTTTTTAGTTCATCCGTATTTAGGAATTGCTAAAGAAGAACTTTCATTTTTTCCGGACGTTCGCGAGGTTGCAGATATTATTGAATTGCCTTTATCTGTGTTTTTAGACGACGAAATTATTATCGAAGCCACATTGTCAACTTCTTACGGAAATAACATATTGGTTCCGGCATTTAATATTCAAAATCATGTTGTTTGGGGAGCAACGGCGATGATTTTAAGTGAACTAAGAGATGTCTTAAGATTTACTTTTTCAGAAAAATCGTAAATCGTAAAAATTAACAATTTGATATTCATAGAAATAGTGATTTGTTTTGCAAATTTTATAAAACTATTGCTAAAAGAATAATTTTTGTATGTTTGCGACTTAACCAAAAAAATACAAAACGGACGTTATGGGATTGTTTAAACGAAATCCTTTTGGGCATATATTATTCATCAAGAAATGGTTAATCCGTATTTTGGGAGCCATGACCCATAGAAGATATCGAGGTTTTAATGAATTACAGATAGAAGGATCTGAAATTATTAAAACACTTCCTGATACAAATGTTTTGTTTATCTCCAATCACCAAACCTATTTTGCTGATGTTGTGGCAATGTTTCATGTCTTTAACGCAAGTTTAAGCGGACGTCAAGATACTATTAAGAACATTGGGTATTTGTGGCAGCCTAAAATGAATATTTATTATGTAGCGGCAAAAGAAACAATGCAGGCTGGATTACTGCCAAGAATTTTGGCTTATGTTGGAGCAATTACAGTTGAAAGAACCTGGAGATCAAAAGGGGTCGATGTAACTGAAAAACGTGAAGTTAATCCAAACGACACGGAAAATATTAGAATAGCTCTTGAAGATGGCTGGGTAATTACTTTTCCGCAGGGAACAACAAAATCTTTTAAACCAGTTCGTAAAGGAACAGCACATATCATTAAACAGCACAAACCTCTTGTAATTCCTATTGTAATAGATGGTTTCCGTCGTTCTTTTGATAAAAAAGGACTTCGTATGAAAAAGAAAAATATACTTCAGTCTTTCATAATTAAAGAACCTCTTGAAATTGATTACGAAAACGACACAATCGAACAGATTGTAGAAAAAGTAGAATATGCAATCGAGCAGCATCCATCTTTCTTAAAAGTTATTCCAGCTGAAGAAATCAAAGCACAGGAAGAACTTAATAAAATGAGACAATGGGATTATTAATGATTTTAGATTTCTGAATTTAGATTTTAGATTGTTTTTTTGTTTAAAGTTTCAGGTTAAAAAAAATTAGTATCTTAGAATCTCAGAACCTTAGCAACTTTAAAAATCTATCTTCTTTAACTCCTTATAATTTACATACAATCTTCGTAAAAGAGTTCCGTATAACAATCTGTAAAAGCACCAGAATAATCCAAAGAAGCCTAAAATTACCAGAATTAAAATCCCAATTGTGGCAAACATCGCTTTTCCGTTAACAGCTAATTTATCTCTTAAGAAAGCCATATCCGGATTGTAAACAAAAGCGATAAAGAAACTTAAGATCGAAGTAATTACGATCATTCCTAAATTATACCATACGTAATATTGAACCGTTTTACGGGTTCTTAAAATCGCACTCATTAAAGATTTTGTTGCAACAGTAGTAGAAATTGTAGTGTAGTTTTTATAGAAAATAAACACAAAAATTAATCCAACCAGATAATTTAAGTAAGTTAGGTATTCAAGGGCAGTAACAATTTCCGGATGATTTATTTTTCGTAAAACATCATCGGTATTGATAAATAAGTTGGAAAAAGTCCAAAATGAAATTTCTAAAATACTGATAATCAAAATCCATTTCACAATAGAAGATGATTTTTTGTGAATCATTTTATAGATTTCTTTTTCAGAAATTTGTTCAAAAGAATCCGAGTTCTTTTTCCAGTCTTTTTTTAGTAAATCCAGTTCTTTCATAATAATTTTTAAGGATTTAGTATTTTTTTAAGTTTCCCCTTAATTCTGTTCATTTTCACGCGCGCATTCACTTCGCTGATTCCTAAGGTTTCGGCTATTTCTTGATAATCTTTGTCTTCTAAATACATAAAAACTAATGCTTTTTCGATGTCATTAAGCTGATAAACTGCTTTGTACATCAATTTTATCTGTTCTTCCTCTTCATAATTGTAATCAACATCTCTCACAAAATGCTGATGACTTTCATAATCTACGGTAGATATTGTTCTTTTGGTTTTTCGGTATAATGTAATTGCAGTATTTAGAGCAACGCGGTAAGTCCAGGTCGAGAATTTACTGTCGCCTCTAAATTTTGGATAAGCTTTCCAGAGCTGAATGGTGATTTCCTGAAACAAATCTTTATGAGCATCTTCGCCATCAGTATATAACCTACAAATCTTGTGGATTATATTCTGATTTGCCTGCAATTGCGCAACAAATGACTGTTCTAGATTTTCGCTCATATAAGTATTAGTAGTAGTGAAAACAT from the Flavobacterium sp. genome contains:
- a CDS encoding CoA pyrophosphatase — translated: MDFQDFLQYVPNLIPVELPAELSHVKMAPKERIQALKNLDVESKNPRIAAVMMLFYPKKGKTHLTLIVRNAYNGVHSSQIAFPGGKYESTDLDYKETALRETNEEIGVLPEKIEIVKHFTPMYIPPSNFLVHPYLGIAKEELSFFPDVREVADIIELPLSVFLDDEIIIEATLSTSYGNNILVPAFNIQNHVVWGATAMILSELRDVLRFTFSEKS
- a CDS encoding sigma-70 family RNA polymerase sigma factor, with product MSENLEQSFVAQLQANQNIIHKICRLYTDGEDAHKDLFQEITIQLWKAYPKFRGDSKFSTWTYRVALNTAITLYRKTKRTISTVDYESHQHFVRDVDYNYEEEEQIKLMYKAVYQLNDIEKALVFMYLEDKDYQEIAETLGISEVNARVKMNRIKGKLKKILNP
- a CDS encoding DUF4268 domain-containing protein — its product is MYSREESQRIKREFWVAFAEKYPRKWVLYDTKIKDFSFKFYVDNKKAQVLIDIEHRSDEKRFAYFEKLEALKNILEEEFIKDLVFEKNYTLESGKNISRIWVEKLGVGFSNRNNWDAIFDFFNENMHALEMFYLEYDEFIKEIDSF
- a CDS encoding lysophospholipid acyltransferase family protein → MGLFKRNPFGHILFIKKWLIRILGAMTHRRYRGFNELQIEGSEIIKTLPDTNVLFISNHQTYFADVVAMFHVFNASLSGRQDTIKNIGYLWQPKMNIYYVAAKETMQAGLLPRILAYVGAITVERTWRSKGVDVTEKREVNPNDTENIRIALEDGWVITFPQGTTKSFKPVRKGTAHIIKQHKPLVIPIVIDGFRRSFDKKGLRMKKKNILQSFIIKEPLEIDYENDTIEQIVEKVEYAIEQHPSFLKVIPAEEIKAQEELNKMRQWDY